A window of Micromonospora sp. WMMC415 genomic DNA:
CGTTCCTGCTCGACGGCCGGCCGGTGACGCTGCGCCGTCCGGCACGCCCCACGGTGCCGGCGGCCCGGCGGCGCACCGCCTCCGGCTCGATCGCTGTGGACAACGTCCGCGCCCAGGTGGCCAAGGCCAGCCGGATCTGGGTGGAGGGGATCCACGACGCCGCCCTCGTCGAACGGATCTGGGGTGACGACCTGCGCATCGAGGGCGTCGTGGTGGAGCCACTGGACGGCATCGACGCCCTCGACGCGGAGGTCCGCGACTTCGCGCCCGGCCCGGGCCGGCGGCTCGGCGTCCTCGTCGACCACCTCGTGCCGAACTCCAAGGAGAGCCGGATCGTGGCCCGGGTGACCTCCCCGTACGTGCTGGTGACCGGGCACCCCTACGTCGACGTGTGGCAGGCGGTCAAGCCGGCGGCGCTGGGCATCGCGGCGTGGCCGGTGGTGCCGCCCGGCCGGCCCTGGAAGGAGGGGGTCTGCGCCGCTCTCGGCGTGGCCGAGCCCGCCGACATGTGGCGGCACATCCTCTCCCGGGTGGACAGCTTCGCCGACGTCGAGACACCACTGATCAACGCGATGGAGCGCCTGATCGACTTCGTCACCGAGCCGGAGGACTGAGGGGCCGCCCGGCACGTCGCGGGGGCCGGCCCGGCCCTGGCGCTGAGCCGGTCCGACGCCGCCGAGACCTCACGGCTCCTCGTCCGGGCTGCGGGTGAAGACGAACGTGGCGATGTCCAGCGCCACGGCCGCGCCGGCTCCGTCGCGCAGCACCGACAGGATCTCACCGTTCTCCGGCCCGGAGCGGCCCCGCCAGCGGTCCGGCCCCTCCACGGCGAACCGGCTGACCCGCTCGCCGCGTACGGCGGCCACCAGCTCGCCGGCCTCCCAGGTGACGTCCATCGGCACGCCCATCCACCACCAGCGCCCCGCCAGCCCGGCCACCTCGTCCGGCGGCGCGGCGGCGGGTCGCCAGGGCGCCGGGGGCACCGGCTCGGCGTCCAGCACCAGGTCGAGCAGCCGCAGGGCGAGACCGCCGATCCCGCCCTTGCGGAAGCCGTACGAGTTGGCGAAGCCGACCACGGCGGTGCGGCTCGCCCGGTGCACCGCGAGGGCGGCGACGTAGCCGGGCATCGAGCCGCCGTGGCCCACGTACACACGGTCGCCGCGCCGGTGGAGCTCCAGGCCGAGACCGTGCCCGCCGGTCCACGACTCCAGGTCGCTGATCACCACCGGCGCGCACATCTCGGTCACCGTCTCCGGCGTGAGCACGTCCGGGGCGGGGTCGGCGAGGAACGCCGCCCAGCGGGCCAGGTCCGCCACGGTGGACCAGAGCTGACCGGCGGGGGCCATCGCGCCGGTGTCCGTCCGGGGCTCCTCCCGCAGCGTGTCGGTCCAGGGGTGGACGACGTAGCCACGGGCGAACGGCTCGGTCGCGGCGTACGTGGTCCGGCGCATGTCGAGCGGCTCCAGGATCCGCTGCCGCAGCAGGTCCGCCCAGGCGGTGCCGGTGACCCGTTCGAGCACGCCGCCCAGCAGCCCGTAGGCCAGGTTCGAGTAGTGGTACGACCGGTGCGGCGGGTAGGCGATCTTGTCGGCGTGCAGCCCGGCGAGCAGTGCCGCCAGGTCCCCGCCCTCGGCCCGCTCCCACCAGGAGCCCACCGGCTCCCGTTGCAGGCCGCTCGCGTGGCCGAGCAGGTGCCGCAGGGTGAGCCCGCCGACCGGGGTGCCGGGCAGGTGCCGGTCGAGCGGGTCGTCCAGCGCCAGCCGGCCCGCGTCGCGCTCCTGCAGGACCAGGGTCGCCGTCATCGTCTTGCTGATCGAGCCGATGCGGTACTGGAGGTCGGCGTCCGGGCGGGGGGTGTCGCCGGCGGTGGCGAGGTGGGCGAGCGCGCCGTCCCGAACCAGGCCGATCGCGAGCGACGGCGTACGTCCGGCGGACTGCGCCTCGGCGACCAGGGTGTCGATCCGGCGGGCGGTCTCGGGCAGCAGGGACACAGGCTCTCCTCCTGGCGCGGCTGCCCGAAGCCTACTGATCACGAAATGCGTAGCACGCAGAACCGGGCGTTGGGCGTAGGGCCCGCGTGTCAGTTGTGGACGGACGGCGGGTCGTGCTCAGCTGTACGCTGGCTGGGTGTCCGCCATGGGGTTGCGGGAGGGTTCAGGTTGCTTGCTGCTGGCTGGCGGCGTCGTAGGTCAACTCGTGCTTCTGGCGGCTACGGTGGCGCCCGCTGGCGACGGTGACGTAGTACGTGGAGCAGGCCAGGGGCGTTGAATGTTGACCGGCCGTCGTTACCTGCTCGCGTTGACCGATGAGCAGGCCGCCTATGCCGAACAGGTTGGTGCGGCGTGCCGGGCAGTGTGGAACACGGCGTTGGAGCAGCGCCGTGAGTACCGTCGACGTGGGGCGTTCATCGGCTATGTGGGCCAGGCTCGGCAGATGGCTGAGGCGAAGAAGGACCCGCATTGCGCGTGGCTGGCCGACGCTCCGTCGCACGTGCTGCAGCAGACGTTGCGGGACCTGGAACGGGCCTGCAAGGCGCATGGGACGTGGAAGG
This region includes:
- a CDS encoding DUF3097 domain-containing protein; the protein is MVGRYDQDVLAGDWRRRKVTPEVDAEIDLVVEDADSGFCGAVVGFESGAVVLEDRHGRRRNFPLLPAAFLLDGRPVTLRRPARPTVPAARRRTASGSIAVDNVRAQVAKASRIWVEGIHDAALVERIWGDDLRIEGVVVEPLDGIDALDAEVRDFAPGPGRRLGVLVDHLVPNSKESRIVARVTSPYVLVTGHPYVDVWQAVKPAALGIAAWPVVPPGRPWKEGVCAALGVAEPADMWRHILSRVDSFADVETPLINAMERLIDFVTEPED
- a CDS encoding serine hydrolase, coding for MSLLPETARRIDTLVAEAQSAGRTPSLAIGLVRDGALAHLATAGDTPRPDADLQYRIGSISKTMTATLVLQERDAGRLALDDPLDRHLPGTPVGGLTLRHLLGHASGLQREPVGSWWERAEGGDLAALLAGLHADKIAYPPHRSYHYSNLAYGLLGGVLERVTGTAWADLLRQRILEPLDMRRTTYAATEPFARGYVVHPWTDTLREEPRTDTGAMAPAGQLWSTVADLARWAAFLADPAPDVLTPETVTEMCAPVVISDLESWTGGHGLGLELHRRGDRVYVGHGGSMPGYVAALAVHRASRTAVVGFANSYGFRKGGIGGLALRLLDLVLDAEPVPPAPWRPAAAPPDEVAGLAGRWWWMGVPMDVTWEAGELVAAVRGERVSRFAVEGPDRWRGRSGPENGEILSVLRDGAGAAVALDIATFVFTRSPDEEP